In Rhizophagus irregularis chromosome 12, complete sequence, a single window of DNA contains:
- a CDS encoding tryptophan--tRNA ligase, which produces MENQHFLIRGSLIGGFVIGGIGCCFYYSSLIGGFVIGGIGCCFYFYYRYISNSSKSSNEQTVTPWDVDGNGRAIDYDKLIKKFGTRPIDKELLQRFETLTGKKCHTFLRRGIFFSHREFNKILDRYEQNKPFFIYTGRGPSSSSMHLGHMIPFIFCKWLQDVFDVPIVIQLTDDEKFIFKPGLTLEETRKYAYDNAKDIVACGFDPDKTFIFADTDYVGGPFYHNIVKIAKSITNSQSKATFGFVDSDCIAKTHFVAVQAAPSFSNSFPQIFGTRSNIPCVIPCAIDQDPYFRLTRDVAQKLKYPKPSLIHAKFFPALQGSQTKMSASLDNSAIFMSDTPNQIKKKINKYAFSGGRDSAEEHRLKGGDPDVDVAYQYLSVFLDDDEELDEIKKKYVSGEMMTGELKARCIQVLQKFVDEFKQRKSEVTGEILKKFMDPNKKIVVNET; this is translated from the exons atggaaaatcaACATTTTCTTATCCGTGGCAGTCTTATCGGCGGCTTCGTTATCGGTGGCATAGGTTgttgtttttattatag CAGTCTTATCGGCGGCTTCGTTATCGGTGGCATAGGttgttgtttttatttttattataggtaTATTTCGAATAGTTCAAAGAGTTCAAATGAACAAACAGTTACGCCTTGGGATGTGGACGGTAATGGTCGAGCCATTGATTATGATaagcttataaaaaaatttggaacgAGACCTATTGATAAGGAACTTTTACAAAGGTTCGAAACGTTGACTGGAAAGAAATGTCACACTTTCTTGAGAAGAGGGATTTTCTTCTCACATAG agaaTTCAACAAAATACTGGATCGTTACGAGCAAAATAagcctttttttatttatacaggaCGCGGTCCAAGTAGTTCAAGCATGCATCTTGGACATATGAtcccttttattttttgcaa GTGGTTACAAGATGTTTTCGATGTACCAATTGTCATTCAGTTAACTG ATGacgaaaaatttatatttaagccTGGATTGACATTAGAAGAAACGCGCAAATATGCCTATGATAACGCCAAAGATATTGTTGCATGTGGATTTGATCCAGACAAGACATTTATTTTCGCAGATACTGATTATGTCGG AGGTccattttatcataatattgtaaagATCGCGAAAAGCATCACAAACAGTCAGTCAAAGGCCACTTTTGGTTTCGTTGATAG TGACTGTATTGCCAAAACTCATTTTGTTGCGGTACAAGCTGCACCTTCATTTTCCAATAGTTTTCCACAAATATTTGGAACTCGAAGTAATATTCCTTGTGTGATTCCTTGTGCTATAGAccaa GATCCATATTTTCGATTGACGCGTGACGTCGCGCAAAAACTAAAATATCCTAAACCTAGCCTTATTCATGCTAAATTCTTCCCAGCTcttcaa GGTTCTCAAACGAAAATGAGCGCCTCACTTGACAATTCTGCAATTTTTATGTCGGATACGCCTaaccaaattaaaaaaaag ATCAACAAGTACGCTTTCTCAGGTGGTCGCGATAGTGCTGAGGAACACAGGTTAAAAGGAGGCGATCCAGATGTTGACGTTGCTTATCAATATTTATCAGTATTTTTAGATGACGATGAAGAATTGGACGAAATTAAAaag AAATATGTATCTGGAGAAATGATGACCGGTGAACTTAAAGCACGTTGTATTCAAGTATTACAGAAATTTGTTGATGAATTTAAACAa aggaaatccGAAGTAACTGGCGAAATATTAAAGAAGTTTATggatccaaataaaaaaattgttgttaATGAAACCTGA